A window of the Arachis duranensis cultivar V14167 chromosome 5, aradu.V14167.gnm2.J7QH, whole genome shotgun sequence genome harbors these coding sequences:
- the LOC107487355 gene encoding ABC transporter E family member 2 — MADRLTRIAIVSNDRCKPKKCRQECKKSCPVVRTGRLCIEVTSASKIAFISEELCIGCGICVKKCPFEAIQIINLPKDLDKDTTHRYGPNTFKLHRLPVPRPGQVLGLVGTNGIGKSTALKVLAGKLKPNLGRFTNPPDWQEILTYFRGSELQNYFTRILEDDLKAIIKPQYVDHIPKAVQGNVGQVLDQKDERDKKAELCADLELNQVIDRNVGDLSGGELQRFAIAVVAIQNAEIYMFDEPSSYLDVKQRLKAAQVIRSLLRPNSYVIVVEHDLSVLDYLSDFICCLYGKPGAYGVVTLPFSVREGINIFLAGFVPTENLRFRDDSLTFKVAETPQETAEEAQSYARYKYPTMTKTQGNFKLRVVEGEFTDSQIVVMLGENGTGKTTFIRMLAGLLKPDTIEGGSDAEMPEFNVSYKPQKISPKFQSTVRNLLHQKIRDAYTHPQFISDVMKPLLIEQLMDQEVVNLSGGELQRVALCLCLGKPADIYLIDEPSAYLDSEQRIHAAKVIKRFILHAKKTAFVVEHDFIMATYLADRVIVYEGKPSLDCTANSPQSLLTGMNLFLSHLDITFRRDPTNYRPRINKLDSTKDREQKNAGSYYYLDD; from the exons ATGGCGGATCGGTTGACGCGTATTGCTATTGTTAGCAACGACAGGTGCAAGCCCAAAAAGTGCCGCCAGGAGTGTAAGAAGAGTTGCCCTGTCGTCAGAACCG GTAGATTGTGTATTGAAGTTACTTCTGCTTCAAAGATTGCTTTCATATCTGAGGAGTTGTGTATTGGGTGCGGTATTTGTGTTAAG AAATGCCCTTTTGAAGCCATCCAGATTATCAATTTGCCTAAGGACTTGGACAAGGACACTACACACAGATATGGTCCCAATACTTTTAAGCTGCACAG GTTGCCTGTGCCAAGGCCAGGTCAAGTGCTTGGATTGGTTGGTACTAATGGTATTGGGAAGTCCACTGCCCTTAAAGTTTTGGCCGGAAAGCTGAAGCCAAACCTTGGTCGTTTCACC AATCCCCCTGATTGGCAGGAGATTCTGACCTATTTTCGAGGATCGGAATTGCAGAATTATTTTACTCGAATTCTTGAGGATGATCTTAAG GCTATCATCAAGCCTCAGTATGTTGACCACATTCCAAAAGCAGTGCAAGGGAATGTGGGGCAGGTGCTTGATCAGAAAGATGAGAGAGATAAGAAGGCAGAGCTTTGTGCTGATCTGGAGCTTAACCAGGTTATAGATCGTAATGTTGGTGATCTTTCTGGTGGAGAGCTCCAAAGGTTCGCCATTGCAGTTGTTGCCATCCAGAATGCAGAGATATACATGTTTGATGAACCCTCTAGCTATCTTGATGTGAAGCAGAGACTGAAAGCCGCTCAAGTTATTCGGTCATTGCTTAGGCCTAATAG CTATGTAATTGTTGTGGAGCATGATCTGAGTGTCTTGGACTACTTGTCTGATTTCATTTGCTGTTTGTATGGCAAACCTGGTGCATATGGAGTTGTGACATTACCTTTCTCAGTCAGAGAAGGAATTAATATCTTCTTGGCTGGTTTTGTTCCAACAGAAAATCTTAGGTTCCGTGATGACTCTCTTACCTTCAAG GTTGCTGAGACTCCACAGGAAACTGCTGAGGAGGCTCAGTCATATGCCCGATACAAATATCCAACCATGACCAAAACTCAGGGCAATTTCAAGCTTCGTGTTGTTGAGGGAGAGTTCACGGATTCTCAGATTGTTGTGATGCTGGGAGAGAATGGAACTGGAAAGACAACATTTATTCGAATGCTG GCTGGTTTGTTAAAACCTGACACAATAGAAGGTGGATCTGACGCAGAGATGCCTGAGTTTAATGTTTCTTACAAGCCTCAGAAGATTAGCCCAAAGTTCCAGTCAACTGTTAGAAACTTGCTGCATCAAAAAATACGTGATGCATACACTCATCCCCAGTTTATATCAGATGTGATGAAGCCACTTCTTATTGAACAATTGATGGACCAAGAGGTTGTGAATCTTTCTGGTGGAGAGCTGCAAAGAGTTGCATTATGTCTCTGTCTTGGAAAG CCTGCAGACATTTATTTGATAGATGAGCCAAGTGCATATCTTGACTCTGAACAGCGAATTCATGCTGCCAAAGTCATCAAGAGGTTTATCCTTCATGCGAAGAAAACAGCTTTTGTGGTTGAGCACGATTTCATTATGGCAACTTATCTTGCTGATAGAGTTATTGTTTACGAGGGTAAACCATCACTTGATTGTACTGCCAATTCTCCGCAATCATTGTTGACTGGCATGAACCTTTTCTTGTCG CATCTCGATATCACATTTAGAAGGGACCCAACTAATTATCGTCCTAGGATTAACAAACTTGATTCAACCAAGGACAGAGAACAAAAGAATGCTGGGTCTTACTATTACCTTGACGACTGA